One part of the Bacillus sp. FJAT-27916 genome encodes these proteins:
- the opp3C gene encoding oligopeptide ABC transporter permease — translation MMEPNTIVPKKLFKVAENRPVMYDQLSAENTSYWSGVGRRFKQNKVALTGFIILLLLLFLAILGPYFNEHGYDDQDISRANLPPKISLLESVSWLPFDGVDTRGVDQYEQKNITTNFWFGTDELGRDIWTRVWEGTRVSLYIALLATLIDIIIGISYGSISAYYGGRVDNIMQRIIEILIGIPQLIIIIMLILVLKPGIITLTIAMGLAGWTGMARIVRGNMLKLKEQEFVLASRTLGAKDRRLIFRNLLPNTLGPIIITVSFSIPGAVFSEAFLSFIGLGLQPPTASLGTIVNDGFKYMRIYPHQMVISSVVISLIMISFNLIGDGLRDALDPRSRKR, via the coding sequence ATGATCAGCTATCAGCAGAGAATACATCTTATTGGAGCGGAGTTGGGAGAAGGTTCAAACAAAATAAAGTGGCCTTAACAGGTTTCATCATTCTGTTACTTCTGCTTTTCTTAGCCATATTGGGTCCATATTTTAATGAACATGGATATGATGATCAAGATATAAGCAGGGCTAATCTGCCTCCAAAAATTTCACTGCTCGAGTCGGTTTCATGGCTGCCCTTTGATGGGGTTGATACTCGAGGAGTTGACCAATATGAACAAAAGAACATAACGACAAATTTCTGGTTTGGCACCGATGAGCTAGGAAGGGATATATGGACAAGAGTATGGGAGGGAACGAGAGTATCCTTATATATTGCCTTGTTGGCAACCCTCATTGACATAATCATTGGCATCTCCTATGGAAGTATTTCTGCTTATTATGGCGGTAGGGTTGATAATATCATGCAACGGATCATTGAAATTTTAATTGGTATTCCACAGCTCATTATTATCATCATGCTGATTCTTGTTTTGAAGCCGGGCATCATTACGTTAACGATTGCGATGGGCCTTGCCGGGTGGACTGGCATGGCAAGGATTGTCCGCGGGAACATGTTGAAATTAAAAGAGCAAGAGTTTGTTTTGGCATCACGAACACTTGGGGCAAAGGATAGACGGCTGATTTTTCGGAATTTATTGCCGAATACACTAGGTCCAATTATTATAACGGTTTCCTTCTCTATACCTGGAGCCGTGTTCTCAGAAGCCTTTTTAAGCTTTATCGGACTGGGACTTCAGCCGCCGACAGCCTCTTTAGGAACCATTGTGAATGATGGCTTTAAATATATGAGAATTTATCCACACCAAATGGTTATTTCTTCTGTTGTAATCAGCTTGATTATGATTAGTTTCAATTTAATTGGCGATGGGCTGCGCGACGCGCTCGACCCTAGGTCACGAAAAAGATAA